In one Candidatus Hydrogenedentota bacterium genomic region, the following are encoded:
- a CDS encoding sigma-70 family RNA polymerase sigma factor, with protein MRAAATGGSQARSALETLCSTYWHPLYMYIRHRGNSAEDAKDLIQEFFTRFLEKDYLKDVDQARGKFRSFLLASVNHFLANERDRARTLKRGGAVTFLPVDYDSIEERYAGAASQTQSAERLFERAWALATLESTLARLRQEYTQAGKGSLFERLKGTLTVQEDRAPYQEMGAELGLSEGAVKVAVHRLRRRYRDVLLEEIAATLAEGEGVDEELCDLFSAFGT; from the coding sequence GTGCGAGCAGCGGCAACGGGAGGCTCCCAGGCTCGCAGTGCATTGGAGACACTCTGTTCCACTTACTGGCACCCGCTTTACATGTACATCCGCCATCGGGGCAACTCCGCCGAGGACGCGAAGGACCTGATTCAGGAGTTTTTCACACGCTTCCTGGAAAAGGACTACTTGAAAGACGTGGATCAGGCCAGAGGGAAGTTTCGCTCCTTCCTCCTTGCGTCGGTCAACCACTTCCTGGCCAATGAACGAGACCGCGCACGTACCCTCAAACGCGGCGGGGCCGTTACGTTTCTGCCCGTCGATTACGATTCGATTGAGGAGCGATATGCCGGCGCGGCGTCCCAGACCCAGTCCGCGGAACGGTTATTTGAGCGCGCTTGGGCCTTGGCCACGCTTGAATCCACTCTCGCGCGTTTACGGCAAGAGTACACCCAGGCAGGAAAAGGTTCCCTGTTCGAGCGGCTGAAGGGCACGCTGACAGTCCAGGAAGACCGTGCGCCATACCAGGAGATGGGGGCGGAACTCGGCCTCTCTGAGGGGGCAGTAAAGGTAGCCGTCCATCGCCTCCGGCGCCGGTACCGCGACGTGCTTCTGGAAGAGATTGCCGCAACGCTGGCCGAGGGCGAAGGTGTTGACGAAGAATTGTGCGACCTGTTTTCTGCTTTCGGGACCTGA